The following proteins are co-located in the Rippkaea orientalis PCC 8801 genome:
- a CDS encoding ExbD/TolR family protein, whose translation MTQTTTDKTNNRKNQSPVHARPLKLWQDQSHEKEVHIEIVPLIDVIFCILTFFILGAVGLSRQQAISLDLPKAGTGTPQMREMLVVSLDDFGQVYLEKQPVTRNQLFDAIKNYHQFNPNGIMALHASRNASYNEVIQVLDILKQVGGDRVALATLPGSSDSSNNWSTPPNVPSSPTTVPGFPGNPSNSWPSTTPTNPSQGVGTSPGSGVNPSLPSLPNSPQTAPPN comes from the coding sequence ATGACACAGACAACAACCGATAAGACAAATAACCGTAAAAATCAATCTCCTGTTCATGCCCGTCCCTTAAAACTGTGGCAAGATCAATCCCATGAGAAGGAGGTTCATATTGAAATTGTCCCTTTGATTGATGTGATTTTTTGTATCCTAACGTTCTTTATTTTGGGAGCCGTAGGACTATCCCGTCAGCAGGCTATTAGCTTAGATTTACCGAAAGCGGGTACTGGAACACCTCAAATGAGGGAGATGCTGGTGGTCAGTCTTGATGATTTTGGTCAAGTCTATTTAGAAAAACAACCAGTGACCCGTAATCAACTGTTTGATGCTATTAAAAACTATCATCAGTTCAATCCTAATGGCATTATGGCTCTCCATGCTTCAAGAAATGCCAGTTACAACGAAGTGATTCAAGTGCTCGATATCCTCAAACAAGTAGGCGGCGATCGCGTTGCCTTAGCGACTTTACCAGGGTCATCGGATTCAAGCAATAATTGGAGTACGCCCCCCAATGTTCCCTCATCCCCAACGACAGTACCTGGGTTCCCTGGAAATCCCTCTAATTCCTGGCCGTCAACCACGCCGACAAATCCTAGCCAGGGAGTAGGGACATCCCCAGGAAGCGGAGTGAATCCTTCTCTCCCATCACTCCCTAATTCCCCTCAAACTGCCCCCCCAAATTAA
- a CDS encoding MotA/TolQ/ExbB proton channel family protein, whose product MWPLLFLSVLSLSTIIERFWFWGRFLLKQGQILNRIMDTAARNWDLVAKVAREHRDHPLGNYLYAPLRLADPDPEVFHLALESAADDELALMRKGDKILEAIIALSPLLGLLGTVLGLIGSLSSIQISDLGTESTAGVTLGISEALISTAAGLIVAIVSLAFYRIFQSLWFNQVRVFRKTGSELEVIYRQRWLESEDHRYPINTDLEPSETADL is encoded by the coding sequence ATGTGGCCGCTACTATTCCTATCGGTACTCTCGTTAAGTACGATTATTGAGCGTTTTTGGTTTTGGGGAAGATTTCTCCTCAAACAAGGACAAATTCTCAATCGAATTATGGATACAGCCGCCAGAAATTGGGATTTAGTCGCTAAAGTTGCCAGAGAACATCGAGATCATCCCCTAGGAAACTATCTCTACGCGCCGCTAAGATTAGCCGATCCCGATCCAGAAGTTTTTCATTTAGCCTTAGAATCGGCGGCCGATGATGAGTTGGCACTGATGAGAAAGGGAGATAAGATTTTAGAGGCTATCATTGCTCTATCTCCCCTGTTAGGGTTGTTGGGGACGGTATTAGGATTAATTGGCTCCTTGAGTTCCATTCAAATTAGCGATTTAGGCACAGAATCGACGGCGGGTGTTACCCTCGGTATTAGTGAAGCTCTTATCTCAACGGCTGCTGGTTTAATCGTCGCCATTGTCAGCTTAGCCTTTTATCGTATTTTCCAGTCCCTCTGGTTCAATCAGGTTAGGGTCTTTCGGAAGACGGGTAGCGAATTGGAGGTCATTTATCGTCAACGGTGGTTAGAATCAGAAGATCATCGCTATCCTATAAATACCGATTTAGAGCCTTCGGAAACGGCCGACCTTTAA